The region aaaaaactgaagaaaaaaaatgagagtgGGTTCAATACCCCATTTCCCAACCCGAAACTCGCAAAATCCGAACTCGATGCACCCGAAATCCGAAAACatgacccgtgtgcacccctatcTCCAATCACTACTTCATTTTAAATCTACTTTAACTTCATTTTTCATCTTTTTCACTTCAAATTACTATTTCATCTCCAATTACTACTTCAACCTTTACttcaaaaaataatattagtttttttaattctttttaataatcaataaataatttaactaaCAATAATCTTATATAttaacattaatatatatataattaagtaataaTGATTTTATATCaattaaaaaagataaaaaattattaatgaaCTTAACTTAAATTGTTACATTATGAAAATTAAacattatgtatatttttttaaaaattaaatattacatttaatattaaaaaatgaaaaactataaataataattatacactgattttttaaattttatgtttaaggttattatattcccaaaaatatattaatttttgtgttgttGTACTTTTTTATTTGTTCTTATAATGTTGgtgtatattttaaaaattaaaaactaacaaaaattaataaaaataatatatttaataaatgatatatatgtaaTTATTAATTGGAGATACATATGTATGTGTCATTTTACTTCTTGCATCAAACTAATAGTGCTACATCAATATTGATGTTGCACAAAATGAAGATGAAGTTAGTGGTAGGTTGGAGAACCAAATTTAGATTTTTTGAAGTTAGAGTTGTGTTTGATGTCGTCTGTTGAAGATGCCTTCATAAAAGTGAATCGAAAATGCCAGATTTAATTAGAAACCACACTAAGATAATACTCAACAAATAATTGAATATGTTAGTTATCTTTGATTCTTACTCAACCATGATTTTGACTCAATATCTTTATAttcttatattaatattttgCTCTCAAATTCTCATATTGTCTCAATAACACACCATACTCATTgtgatttttgtaatatttttgtatatgtttatatCTAATTATAGTCTCTTTTTCAATTAGAAAGGCAAATTGAATAATAGCATTGTACAAGGCTGACTAACAATGAAAAAGGAAAGGAGTTTCTCTTGCTAGAATGGAAGATAGTTTGACTTTTGGTCCTCAAGAACAACCATCTTCTAAAATGCCAAGAAGGGTTTTAAAAGACCAAGAGTACTTCTTGACTTACCAAACTCGATTGATATCATTCACTAGCATTGGCTACTTTGTTTTAGCCTCAACAAATCTTGTTTCCAAAGCATCTACTTTGTCTTTTCTTTTTTGCGCCTTTTTTAGAAAAAGAGGAATTGTATCATCCAACTTTTAAAAGGATTGTAGGAGACTTACTTCTTCTTTCTCAACTTGAAAGCTATTTCTCCATCTGTCTCATAAGAAAGAAGAGTCATCTCCTGCCTGATATAGGTGTTGATTTATTCTGTTAGTCAGATTTGAGGACAAAAATGATATCTTAGTGTGTAATAGGATAATCCAAAAGCAAGTtatcttattaaaaaaaacattaacgGTATGCACTCATTCATcattgagtaatgatatgtgcactcaaattattgtaacgatccaaaatcactaataaggcttaagggccttgatttgcgtgttgggagggcataattggtttatgtgtgatttaaatgattaaatgcatgattatgtgatatgcatgattatatgattatatgaatatgtgaaatgcatgtttataagtattaatatgcatgtgggcccctatttagcttataggggcatatttgtaattttggcctgctgagggcataaatgtgattatatgtgataaattattgagactacattattatgtggatatatttgcagcatatgactCGAGACGGTCCTGGTGGGCGGgttggcaaaatagtcacggcggagatttatacctggctcaggggagcctgggggtatttttgggaatttagaaaaatatatcAGGGATTATTAAAtatttgggtaaataattggtgattaattagatgacgagatTAATTAGTGGATTtaaggaacactcgaggaattagtagaAATTGTGaacaaatgactattttgcccctagatTGAGTTAAGGGTTAGTTTTATttggaagggtaaagtggtcttTTTGTTATTagaggatataaccagattttaTATTAGTATATTATAGAATGCTGTGGAAATTatagaagaaggaaagaaacatAAATATTCTCTCTCTACTCTCAtgatttctctcttctctctctcttggaaTTGAGCTGAAAATCTTTGAGGAAATAGAAGGAAATTGAAGGGAGATTAAGCTTGAATTGTGGCTTGAAATCAAAGGAAAAGTCAGAGTTTTGGAGCTGAGTTGGTGTGAAGATTCAGCTGGAAATTGAGTTGGGTTGGGGTGAAAGTCTCTACTGAAAGTTGggtctccatttgaggtaagaacatTGCTTTAAATTTCTGTGTTTTGCTGAGTAGTTTATGTTgaatttttgagttcttgagtaTGGATTTAGTGATGAATTTGGCTAAGCTTTTGAGGTGATAATATCTGATGAACTTGGCTATTATTTTAGTTTTGTGGCTAAGGTTTTTGAGGATTAAAATAGGTGAATAATTCCTGAGTTTGTAGCTTGTTTGATGTTTGAATTAGGGAGTTTTTGAGGGAAAATTTTGGGTATAACTTGGGTATTCTCaaatgggaaaaggaggagaaaacccGGGTTTTCTCTAGGTTCgtagggcgcgccgcgacccagcctgggggcgCTGCGACGCGTGTGGCCCTCCTGGCCTGGgatgctctctaacttggggcaagtcaTGACCCGCCTGAGAATTTTAGCCTTGGAAGTGTTTCAagaattgttagggctcgggggttcgaacctaggtgctcgggacaatttctactactcggtttagtagaaattgaggtcccggaggctggtttctgtctcctaggtatttttttaattttttgatttGAAATTGATAGAAATcattggcccttgtgactaggtttatcgccaaggctcgaggctaaggaccaTGCTTGGAACCAGTTCACCTTccccgctcggaatcaaaggtaagaaaactgcacttgtttgtgtggctatgttgggactaaggttccctatatttgaatgctatataattatgatatgccatgtgagcatgaaataaatgactgaagagtgccagaattgatatttgcgcacaggacgcaacTCGCCCATTGGTAGTTGAGGTTgactaaataatcactgagcttggcctagtGAGCtggagacagtgggttaaacagagggtgcggcctaagggcgccgaccctgagcaTTGCATGATATGTTAACTGTTGtcaatctgatgattatggcatgatGAATACCTAgatgatagattgttgatttTTCAGttgttatcactgattatgtgaatgctatggcctgctgaatatctggttaatgtcttgtgaattatttgattgtcgttattgtttatgctctgtattatggttttcttgttgggccttggctcacgggtgctacgtggtgcaggtaaagacaagggtaAGGAGGATCaaccctgagttggagagctctgggggcggaatgtacatagttcgcagctcggccgccacggccgagggatagtatagggacaggagaacctaaaatgcatatttttccattagagtggcttgtgattgtacataacctttgaaattttgtaaactgttctttaaacactgtttttgggatcccatgtatcaaatgtttatttaaatgaaatttatctatttatgacaaaaatcttttaaccctaattcgaTTATGGTTCTAGTGTCATATttttaactaaacgacttgattaacaagttttgcacctttataaacacacagtgtaacggtcttggttatccagggtgttacaattatgCACTTAAATATTATACACACTGATGTGGTAGTTTAGTCTAGTCAattacatttattaaaattgagacTTACTGTTTTAAAAAATAGGTTTATGTCACTATGTATAATGTATATTTTGggtacacatatcattactcttgaTCTTTAGCCTTAAGCACGAGATACATGTACCAAGACATCGAACTTTGACTACTTCTCTTATGATTTGATGGATGACCTTGCGCACATGTACCTTattcattaatattttttttttgtggtaaaaGAAGTTAATAAAGGCTAAACTTAGACTAAAGAATACTCATTAGAGACCCGTGGTCAGACAAAGATCAACTCAGATGGTGCCACCACGATCATTTTATCGATGTGTTATTACATAACAAGTGAAGgaacctttttttttaaataaaataaaaataaaacatggtCAAGTAAAATACATTCCTTCATCAAAGAAGGGAAAAACATTACCATGAACCTCTAATTGTATTAAACCTATAACATAGATTCATTCATAGAAGCAAGATTATTCTTCATATGTCCTTGGGTCTATGCCGATTTGGGTCTCTATGTTTTAGTTTAATTCTAGAccttctatttaaaaaaaaaaaaatttggacgCAGTATTTtatcaaataattaaaattggtCCTTTGAGCTTAAATTTGATTAAAATGTTTTCAAATATAACCCTATATAAATTGATACCCGTCAGAgttctatatattttttaagtcGATTGCCCCTGTAAATAAAGCTTGatgacaaaaaatattttaatagaaTTAAGATTCAAGAGAATATTTTTAACTATTTGATAAAATATATagtccaaaaatataatttttaaaataaaagttttgtcataaaattaaactaaaataaatggcccaaaatattatattattttattgctcaatcgGTCCCtttcattcatatatatatttattacagTTGTTGACAATTTAGTTGTAGATCCCTTGGGAGATTCCACCCAGCTCGCATATGCCAATCTAATATAGATTTATTTTGTAACATTGTttcatttgagctataatttcaCTAATTTAGCCAaataaatttttagaaatttaaTTGCCAAAATTAGAAATAAATAGATACAAAATCGTCACAATTATGAAACTCAATGTTGGGTTTCCCCCGCTtctgtcataaaaaaaaaaccaaggtAAAACTGAATGcgacaaaaaaaaaatggtgcAACTGTAACTACCGACATAAAACTAAAAACTACAAAACTTTACTGGTATAAGCAACAAAAAACGACACGAAGACTGAGCCAAAAACGACGTTGACCAACGGCAATCATTTTTTGTTCCCTAGATCCTCTTCGTCACTTGGATTTAGCCAAAGAAAGCAAGCTTTCCAACATAGAAGCCAGATCTAACCACGTCATTCATTGACTCCGGAAAACGTGGGACCCTTCTCGAGCGCCCACGTGGCTAGCATGATCCAATGTTGACCTTTCGAGAGACACAGTCCTCAGTTGAATGAGTCGACTCGTTCTCTGCCGTGCCATTTTTGCTGCTACCTCTTCGCCTTCGTCTTCGCTTTCGTCTTCGTCTTAGTCCTATTTTTCATTGTCGTTTTGGTTAACCCGTATTATCGAATCCGGTTCCACTATTCGGGTTTGGCTCCGGATCCCATTCGATCACACGAGACGTGATCGTGTAATTGCTTCAGTTTTCGCATTTTGATCCAAATTAACTAATTGAGGGGTTTTTCTCTGTCTTTTCAGAAAAGTTAGAATGCCTCATGACTCGTCATCAGAGCAAGACCCGGACGATTCTGATGCTGAGTTCGCTGAGGTTGATCCCACGGGTCGGTACGGTCGGGTCAGTATCTAACTTTACCTACTTGCTCTATATAAAAATCCccttaattttgtttttattcgcttaatctaaaattttaaaattaatttaattaactcTGTATAGTAGTAGCTGCTCCTGTTTTTATGTTAAACTACTTATTCTCATCAACTGTTGTAGTGAAATTTGAATTATTGGTTTATTTGTATTGCAATTGTGATTAATAGCTTCTGTTTTTTTAATGGGTGCTCCTAATATGGTTATTTTGCAGTATAAAGATGTTTTAGGAAGGGGGGCTTTCAAGAAAGTGTATCCTTATTGTGTTATTATGTTGTTTTTATTATGATATAGCTTATGTAATGGATCTTAAGCAGAATTTATAAAGTCATTTTGGGCTTCTTTTTTTGGGAAGATATGTTGGGTTTCCTTAATGGAAATGTGGGAACTAAGATATCGAGCATTTGATGAATTGGAAGGCATTGAAGTAGCATGGAATCAAGTTAAGGTGGTAGATCTATTACGCCACTCTGAAGATTTAGAAAGACTTTATTCTGAAGTTCATCTACTTAAGACTTTGAAACACAAGAACATCATAAAGTTTTATTTTTCTTGGGTTGATACCAAGAATGAGAATATCAACTTTATCACTGAGATTTTCACTTCAGGAACATTACGGCAGTGAGTATTTGTTTTTTTTCCCtccttaatttaattttttaatcagTGCGAGATTTTATTAAGATTTTGTTATTGCCCATCTTATAAAAATTGGTTGTTATACTTTAGATACCGGAAGAAACATAAGAATGTTGATTTGAGGGCATTGAAGAAATGGTCCAGGCAGATTTTAGAGGGCCTTTTATATCTTCATAGTCACGACCCACCTGTCATTCATAGAGATCTTAAGTGTGACAACATCTTTGTTAATGGAAACCAAGGTGAGGTCAAGATAGGCGACTTAGGACTGGCTGCCATTCTTCGCCAGGCTCGCTCGGCTCACAGTGTTATTGGTAAGTGTTATTTTGTTACTATTGCTATTATATTATGGAAACGTGACCATTGTGTTTGTATTTTATTGACATGAGACCTTGCTGTTGATGGCATGGTTGTTGTTGTGATCTAGGCACTCCAGAGTTCATGGCACCAGAGCTTTACGAAGAGGAATACAATGAACTTGTAGATATATACGCTTTTGGCATGTGCCTGTTAGAATTGGTCACCTTTGAGTATCCATATGTTGAATGTGCTAATGCCGCTCAAATTTTCAAGAAAGTGACATCAGTAAGGGATTTATATGTTGCTCTTGCTCATTTATTTTACCATGCAATTTGCTTTATTTATTAATCAAGAATGTTTCATGCAATTTGCATGCTTGTAGTCAagagtttttcatgtttttagaGAGTAAGTTAGTTACTGAAGAAATCATATTTGGCTTTCTTCAGTAttgatttgtttaattttattcaAAATTGGTGATTATTGAAGTCGTGTGATTTCTTtttatgattaaaaaaattatttgtatactttttataataataataattgtatcTAAAATCCAGAGACAATATTGACACTATTTAATTTATTGGGAAAAATAGAGCTAAATTTCTTCTACTCTGTCTTTTATTggttttcattttattatatacaTATTCATAACTATTTCTCATCAGGTACCAATTACTGGAATCATCTGTCAACTtactgttttttttctttctgtctTTACCTAGGGAATAAAGCCAGCATCATTGGCAAAAGTGAAACATCCTGGAGTTAaattatttatagaaaaatgtaTTGCAGAAGTATCTGATCGATTGACTGCAAGGGAACTTTTGTTGGATCCATTTCTCCAACCAGATGACGATGAAAGTGTTTCTCGTTCTCGTAGACATAGAAGTCATCAGTCGGATAATTCTGACATATCAAATGCAGAAGGCAGTCATCATCAAGTTGATGTTGGAACACACAAGGTTCCTGTTGAGGCAAGTATAGACTTCACAGTGGAAGGTCACCGGAAAGATGTAAATACAATATTCCTGAAACTTAGAATAGCAGACTCTTCAGGTTATTTTCTTTTCTCCAGTTCATTTAATTTCAGCCAACTTACATGTAGCTATGTACCAAtgcattgatagtatttctttttATCCAGGTCATGTTCGAAATATTCACTTCCCATTTGATACAGAAGCAGATACTCCAATTTCAGTTGCTAGTGAAATGGTTGAGGAGTTGGACCTGACAGATCAGGATGTTTCAGGAATTGCTGACATGATTGAGTCTGAAATTCGACATAATTTTCCAGATTGGACGCCTGAGGATCTTTCTGTAGATTATTCTGATGATGAATGTCCTACTTCGGACAGCTGTGCCCCTG is a window of Humulus lupulus chromosome 4, drHumLupu1.1, whole genome shotgun sequence DNA encoding:
- the LOC133830223 gene encoding probable serine/threonine-protein kinase WNK3, which codes for MPHDSSSEQDPDDSDAEFAEVDPTGRYGRYKDVLGRGAFKKVYRAFDELEGIEVAWNQVKVVDLLRHSEDLERLYSEVHLLKTLKHKNIIKFYFSWVDTKNENINFITEIFTSGTLRQYRKKHKNVDLRALKKWSRQILEGLLYLHSHDPPVIHRDLKCDNIFVNGNQGEVKIGDLGLAAILRQARSAHSVIGTPEFMAPELYEEEYNELVDIYAFGMCLLELVTFEYPYVECANAAQIFKKVTSGIKPASLAKVKHPGVKLFIEKCIAEVSDRLTARELLLDPFLQPDDDESVSRSRRHRSHQSDNSDISNAEGSHHQVDVGTHKVPVEASIDFTVEGHRKDVNTIFLKLRIADSSGHVRNIHFPFDTEADTPISVASEMVEELDLTDQDVSGIADMIESEIRHNFPDWTPEDLSVDYSDDECPTSDSCAPETKNDVSPLTNEGNPYKSLALERLPSGRKYWSDSPKGLGGNSPITPGPSNLSSPVDLVRAGSSMSENSEMIPSSQTDVDNQNGAVSFDQHNNRNASAEKICPNNGDPPSEISSEIIQDTDSVYMKIIAEKLEKLLVKQQKELDELKKKHESAVSHLLKDLSPVTCQKLLGMHKVKIPDYKLQTTNKFQNNASF